From the genome of Azospirillum baldaniorum:
CCAAGCGGGTCCGCCTTTACGACGGCTGGCTGGACGCCGTGCGCCGCGTGCGGCGCGAACGCTGAGGGACAGGAGCCATGACTCTGCTGGGCGAGGATCTGCGCGGCAAGCGCGTGCTGGTGACCGGCAGCAGCCGGGGGATCGGGGCGGCGGTGGGCACCGCCTTCGCCAGTCTAGGCGCGCGGGTGGCGCTCCACGGTTCTGGTGGCAATGATGCCGCGGCCCGGCTGGCGCTCGCCCTCACGGCGGGCGGGACGGAGGTCTACGCCGTCACCGGCGACTTCCGCGACCCGCGCGCCGTGGAGTCGGCGGTGGACGCGGCGGTGCAGGCGCTGGGCGGGCTGGACATCCTCGTCAACAACGCCGGCACCATGGTCGGGCGGGTGCCGCTGGAGCGGATCGGCGACGACTTCCTGGACGAGGTGATCGACCTCAACCTGCGCTCCGTCGTCGTGGCCTGCCGGCGCGCCCTGCCGGCCCTGCGCGCCTCCGGGGGCGGGGCCATCGTCAACACCGTCTCCATCTCCGCCCGCACCGGGGGCAGCCCCGGCTCCTCGATCTACAGCGCGTCGAAGGCCTTCGTCTCGACCTTCACCCGCTCGCTGGCGGCGGAGCTGGCGCCGGACCGCATCCGCGTCAACGCCGTCTCGCCCGGCACCATCGACACCGATTTCCACCAGCGCTACTCCTCGCCGGAGAAGCTGGCGGCGACGGCGGCGCGCATCCCGCTGGGCCGGCTGGGCACGGCGGAGGACTGCGTCGGCGCCTATCTGTTTCTGGCCTCGGAGGCGCTCAGCGGCTACATCACCGGTCAGGTGATCGAGGTGAACGGCGGCCAACTCATGGCGTGAGCGGCTCCGGTTGGCCAAGCCGGTCCAGCACGAAGCACAGCCGCTCCGCCACCGGCGCCTTGGGCAGTTCGACCAGATCGTAACCCAGCCCGCCGTAGGTCTCGACCATGGCGTCGTGGGTCGCCACGGCTTCGGCCAGTGTCTGCCGGCGCTCGGTGTCCGGCCCGAAAATCTCCGGCCAGGGCGGCGCCATGAAGACGGTCCGGTGATAGCGGAAGCGGCGGGCCGCCGTTTCCAGATGCGCGGGCACCGGGCGCTTCATCAGGCGCAGGTAGCCGATGACGTCCGGAATGCCGCGGTCGAAGAAGACCGTCCCCTCCTGCTCCCGCGCGAGGCGGAGGGAGCGCAGTTCCCAGCACAGCATCAGCTCCGCGAAGGCCGACGGGTCGATCCAGGGCAGCGCCGGCCCGCCGATGGCCGTCTGGTCCTGGATGATGGCGCGGCCCGCCTCCACGCTGTGGGCGTGGCCTTGGCTGGCCAGCGCGTCGATCAGGGTGCTCTTTCCGGAGCCGGGGCCACCGGTGACGACGACGAAGCGGCGCGCGTCTTCGCTCATGGGACGTCTTCCTGTGTTGTTGGTACAGTCGCCGTGGAAAGGACGAATCATGCCGCCCAAACGCCTCCTCGTCGTCGCCCACTGCCCGTCGCCCAACACGCGGGCGTTGCTGGACGCCGTGCTGCGCGGAGCGCGGTCGCCGGAGGTGCAGGGGGTGGAGGTGGTGGCGAAACCGCCGCTGGAGGCCGGGCCGGAGGACGTGCTGGAGTCGCAGGGCGTGATCCTCGGGACGACCGAGAATCTGGGCTATATGAGCGGGGCGCTCAAGGATTTCTTCGACCGCAGCTATTATCCCTGCCTGGAGCGGACGCAGGGGCTGCCCTACGTGCTGTTCGTGCGGGCGGGCCATGACGGGACGGGGACCTGCCGCGCTGTCGCCTCCATCGCGACGGGGCTGCGCTGGCGCCCGGTGCAGGAACCGCTGGTCTGCCGCGGCCCGTACCGCGACGATTTCGCCGCCTCCTGCGAAGAGCTGGGGCTGCTGATGGCCGCCGGCTTGGAGGCAGGGATCTTCTGACGGCCTATGCCCGGCGGGGTGGCATCTATCGGGAGTGCTATTGACGGCACCCCCCATTCATACAGTCTCCTACGTGCAACGAAACAGCGTCACGCCCGATGACGCGTGCATAAGGAGGGGCCGATGGAGAGCAGCAAGGGCCGGCCGGTCTGGCGCGGCGAGGTCAAGCAGGTCGGGACGATCACGGTCACCGACGACACGACCGGAAAAACCGTCAAGCTGCCGCTGCTGGAAGGCGAAACCGGCCCGCGCGCCATCGACGTGCGCAAGCTCTACGCCGAAACCGGCTATTTCACCTTCGACCCCGGCTTTACCTCCACGGCGAGCTGCGAGTCGGCGATCACCTACATCGACGGCGACGAAGGCATCCTCCTGCACCGCGGCTACGCCATCCAGGATCTGGCGGAGAACTGCGATTACCTGGAGGTCTGCCACCTGCTGCTGCGCGGCGAGCTGCCGAATCCGCAGCAGAAGGAGGAGTTCGAGCGCACCATCACCTACCACACCATGGTGCACGAGCAGTTGAGCCGCTTCTACAGCGGGTTCCGCCGCGACGCGCACCCCATGGCGGTGATGTGCGGGGTGACCGGCGCCCTGTCGGCCTTCTACCACGACTCGACGGACATCCTCGACCCGCGCCAGCGGATGATCGCCGCGCACCGGCTGATCGCCAAGATGCCGACGATGGCCGCCATGGCCTACAAATATTCGGTCGGCCAGCCCTTCATGTATCCGCGCAACGACCTCAGCTACGCGGAAAACTTCCTCTACATGACCTTTGGGACGCCGTGCGAGACCTGGAAGGTCGATCCGGTCCTGGCCCGCGCCATGGACAAGATCTTCATCCTGCACGCCGACCACGAGCAGAACGCCTCGACCTCCACGGTGCGGCTGGCCGGCTCGTCGCACGCCAACCCCTTCGCCTGCATCGCCTCGGGCATCGCGGCGCTGTGGGGGCCGGCCCACGGCGGCGCCAACGAGGCCGTGCTGCTGATGCTGGAGGAGATCGGTTCGGTTGAGCGCATCCCCAAATTCATCAAGCGCGCCAAGGACAAGAACGATCCCTTCCGCCTGATGGGCTTCGGCCACCGGGTCTACAAGAACTACGACCCGCGCGCCAAGATCATGCGCCAGACCTGCTACGAGGTGCTGGACGTGCTGGGCATCAAGGACGAGCCGCACCTCGCCATCGCCATGGAGCTGGAGAAGATCGCGCTGGAGGACCCCTACTTCGTCGAGAAGAAGCTCTATCCGAACGTCGACTTCTACTCGGGCATCATCCTGAAGGCGATGGGCTTCCCGACCAGCATGTTCACCGTGCTGTTCGCGCTGGCCCGCACCGTCGGCTGGATTTCCCAGTGGCAGGAGATGATCGAGGACCCGCAGCAGAAGATCGGGCGTCCCCGCCAGCTTTACACCGGCAATCCGGGCCGCGCCTTCGTTCCGCTGAACAAGCGCGGCTGACGGAACGCCGGCCCCTTACCTCACGGCGATGCGGTAGCTAAGCTCCCGCATCGCGCCGGGGGTGAGATGCAGCAGCCCTGGCTTGTCCGCAAACTCCCCGTCGAAGTCCGCCGGGGAGGCGTGGCCGTGCCAGGGCTCGATGCACAGGAAGGGCGCCCCGGTCGGCTTCGACCAGATGCCCAGCTCTTGGAAGCCCTCCCAGGAAACGGTGAGGCTCGGCGTGCCGGGCGCGCCGTAGCGGACGGAACGGCTGGCCGGCCGGTCGAGGATCACCGCGTCCCGCGTGAACAGCCCCTCGGTCAACGGCAGGCGGCGGCCCTCGACGGGCGTCGGCTCCGGATGGCGCGACAGCAGACCGCCGTCGACGCGGCGGATCGGCGCGGGCTCGTCGGTTTCAAACAGAAGCTCGTGCGCCTCCTTCGGAACACCGCCCTGCAACGGCCAGAGGAAGGCCGGATGCACGCCGAGCGAGGCGGGCAGCGCCTCGTCACCCGGATTGGTGATGCGGTGGCGGATG
Proteins encoded in this window:
- a CDS encoding SDR family NAD(P)-dependent oxidoreductase, translating into MTLLGEDLRGKRVLVTGSSRGIGAAVGTAFASLGARVALHGSGGNDAAARLALALTAGGTEVYAVTGDFRDPRAVESAVDAAVQALGGLDILVNNAGTMVGRVPLERIGDDFLDEVIDLNLRSVVVACRRALPALRASGGGAIVNTVSISARTGGSPGSSIYSASKAFVSTFTRSLAAELAPDRIRVNAVSPGTIDTDFHQRYSSPEKLAATAARIPLGRLGTAEDCVGAYLFLASEALSGYITGQVIEVNGGQLMA
- a CDS encoding AAA family ATPase; protein product: MSEDARRFVVVTGGPGSGKSTLIDALASQGHAHSVEAGRAIIQDQTAIGGPALPWIDPSAFAELMLCWELRSLRLAREQEGTVFFDRGIPDVIGYLRLMKRPVPAHLETAARRFRYHRTVFMAPPWPEIFGPDTERRQTLAEAVATHDAMVETYGGLGYDLVELPKAPVAERLCFVLDRLGQPEPLTP
- a CDS encoding flavodoxin family protein, encoding MPPKRLLVVAHCPSPNTRALLDAVLRGARSPEVQGVEVVAKPPLEAGPEDVLESQGVILGTTENLGYMSGALKDFFDRSYYPCLERTQGLPYVLFVRAGHDGTGTCRAVASIATGLRWRPVQEPLVCRGPYRDDFAASCEELGLLMAAGLEAGIF
- the gltA gene encoding citrate synthase, with protein sequence MESSKGRPVWRGEVKQVGTITVTDDTTGKTVKLPLLEGETGPRAIDVRKLYAETGYFTFDPGFTSTASCESAITYIDGDEGILLHRGYAIQDLAENCDYLEVCHLLLRGELPNPQQKEEFERTITYHTMVHEQLSRFYSGFRRDAHPMAVMCGVTGALSAFYHDSTDILDPRQRMIAAHRLIAKMPTMAAMAYKYSVGQPFMYPRNDLSYAENFLYMTFGTPCETWKVDPVLARAMDKIFILHADHEQNASTSTVRLAGSSHANPFACIASGIAALWGPAHGGANEAVLLMLEEIGSVERIPKFIKRAKDKNDPFRLMGFGHRVYKNYDPRAKIMRQTCYEVLDVLGIKDEPHLAIAMELEKIALEDPYFVEKKLYPNVDFYSGIILKAMGFPTSMFTVLFALARTVGWISQWQEMIEDPQQKIGRPRQLYTGNPGRAFVPLNKRG
- a CDS encoding aldose 1-epimerase family protein, whose translation is MDRHTLSNGRLGAAIKADGAELCSLTLDGRELLWQAGPEWPRHAPVLFPIVGRLKDNTLRHRGRTYRMTQHGFARDRRFAWEEHTPTLCRLSLSDDAQTRALYPFAFRLELIFELDAEGLTIRHRITNPGDEALPASLGVHPAFLWPLQGGVPKEAHELLFETDEPAPIRRVDGGLLSRHPEPTPVEGRRLPLTEGLFTRDAVILDRPASRSVRYGAPGTPSLTVSWEGFQELGIWSKPTGAPFLCIEPWHGHASPADFDGEFADKPGLLHLTPGAMRELSYRIAVR